In Natronococcus occultus SP4, the following proteins share a genomic window:
- a CDS encoding thioredoxin domain-containing protein → MERRDRESAENRERIRGGTTRRRRLLAALGTTALAGCLEDDEDDAEREADHDAESEEPPFELRTVDAPGSEDRTAIVPGEDRVTFLNATRLMCPTSEGLIETIADARDELESRDDITLDEDVRFVSLVDPRSGPDPTPEELADWWVEHGGEWTIGIDEDGSINDHYEISGFPTVLALGTDDDVHWRDTGGTGSSNMVTGIERALEAAPDVASPEDDTDGATDESDD, encoded by the coding sequence ATGGAACGTCGCGACCGCGAGTCGGCCGAGAACCGCGAGCGGATACGCGGGGGGACAACGCGACGGCGACGGCTGCTGGCAGCTCTCGGAACGACGGCGCTGGCTGGCTGTCTCGAGGACGACGAAGACGACGCCGAGAGGGAGGCAGATCACGACGCCGAGTCCGAGGAGCCCCCCTTCGAGCTGCGGACGGTCGATGCACCCGGAAGCGAGGACCGAACGGCGATCGTTCCGGGCGAGGACCGAGTGACGTTTCTCAACGCGACGCGGCTGATGTGTCCGACCAGCGAGGGGTTGATCGAGACGATCGCCGACGCTAGGGACGAACTCGAGTCCCGGGACGACATCACCCTCGACGAGGACGTCCGGTTCGTTTCGCTGGTCGATCCTCGGTCGGGGCCGGACCCGACCCCGGAGGAGCTGGCCGACTGGTGGGTCGAACACGGCGGCGAGTGGACGATCGGCATCGACGAGGACGGGTCGATCAACGACCACTACGAGATCAGCGGGTTTCCGACGGTGCTGGCCCTCGGCACCGACGACGACGTCCACTGGCGTGACACGGGCGGCACCGGTTCGAGCAACATGGTGACCGGGATCGAACGCGCCCTCGAGGCTGCACCCGACGTTGCGTCGCCGGAAGACGACACCGACGGAGCGACCGACGAGTCGGATGACTGA